The DNA segment ACCGCTTCTGCGTCGACTGTTACCGCCATTATCTGGGTCAAAAGATCcgagaggaaggcgaggctGCGCGCATCCAGTGTCCTGCCGAGGGTTGtaacatcatcatcgatgCTAGATCATTGGACCTGCTCGTAACCGCCGAGCTGACGGAACGATACCACAAACTGCTCAACCGCACCTATGTCGAAGACAAGGAAACGCTAAAGTGGTGTCCCGCCCCTGACTGCCAGAACGCCATCGAGTGTggcatcaagaagaaggacctGACGAGGATCGTGCCCACAGTCGCTTGCTCGTGCAGCCATCGGTTTTGCTTTGGGTGCATCCTGAACGATCACCAACCTGCCCCTTGCGAGTTGGTAAAGAAGTGGCTCAAAAAATGTGCCGATGACAGCGAGACGGCGAATTGGATTTCGGCCAACACCAAGGAGTGTCCCAAATGCAATAGCACCATCGAAAAAAACGGAGGTTGCAACCACATGACGTGTCGTAAGTGCAAGCATGAGTTTTGTTGGATGTGCATGGGTCTGTGGTCGGAGCATGGGACGAGCTGGTACAATTGCAACAGGTTTGAGGAAAAGAGCGGGACGGATGCCCGTGATGCCCAGGCCAAATCCAGGGTCTCTCTGGAGCGTTATCTCCATTACTACAACCGCTACGCCAACCACGAACAGTCTGCCCGCCTGGACAAGGACCTTTTTGCGaagacggagaagaagatggttcAGCTGCAAAAGGAATCGGGCATGTCGTGGATCGAGGTTCAGTATCTCAGCGCAGCCTCGATGGCACTGCAGACCTGCCGACAGACGCTCATGTGGACGTACGCTTTTGCCTTTTATCTTGCCAGGAACAACTTGACAACGATTTTTGAGGACAATCAAAAGGACTTGGAGTTGGCGGTCGAGTCTCTTTCCGAGATGTTTGAGAAGCCCGTAACTGAGCTTGCGGATAGCAGGCTCAAGGTGGACATCATGGACAAGACATCCTACTGCAACAAGCGGCGGATCATCTTGCTTGACGACACGGCCCGGAATTTGTCAGAAGGTTTGTCTCGGCcctacttacctacctatgcCCGTCGCATAGTGTCAAAGTTAACAACAATGTGTGTTAGGGAAATGGATCTTCAATGTGGAATTCAGCAATCCGACGCCAATCAGCGGGCCAAGCTCCCGTAAGTAGGAGTCACCCGTGGAGATACCCAGAGAGTCACGCATGGAAACACCAGAGACACCAGAGAGGCCCGACAACTTTTGGGACTTCATTGCGATATCCGACGACGACTTTTCAGCACTTTGTGATTGAGTGGATGAGAATCTAGACCCGGCATTCAGTATGGCCGTGCGCTACTCTTGCTGCCTTTATTTCGCAATTCTGTTTTCTGTTCCTTTCAGCGGCTCGTGGTGGCGTAGCCCAGGTGGGCGGTATGGGCTTTTACGGGGCTTCGGGGTTTATTAGTGTTTGCCTTCAGCGTCGGACGATATCTTTTTGACCATGCGTGAGCCATCGAGAACGGTCTTTTTGGCGGGCATGGGTTAGGAACACATTGGTGGGAGTTTAACATTGCTTTGGGAAGGGAGCTAGGTCTCAAGCTTCTTGTCTGTTTTGGTATTAGAGGGAAGGGGTAATGCGCATTATCGGGAAACAtggaggaaaggggagggggaaatcATTATATGGACTTTTTAGTTATCGGCTCTTATTTTGTTGACTCCCTTTTTACTCATGAAGAAATTCAAGCGACGAGCTATAGCCATAGAATCAAGGCTCAAGGTCGAGCGAGACGATTAGTACATTTTAACACATCACTTCTCTACAAGTCGTCATGCGGACGTGGTGGCCGGTCGTCGTGATTGTGCCCCGCCTTGTGATGTCTTTTTGTCTTGGCTTGGTTCCCGTAGATGGCAGTTCGTGTGGGGTAGAAGTGGCCCCGGAGGCTGAACCGGCATCTAGCATctggggtttgggatggaaggGATCCACAGCGCCGAGTTTCGGTCCATTTTTTTAGGTGATGCGCCGGGGAGCTGGTGAGACTGTTCGTTTTGTCTAGAAGAGCAAATAGATAATAAAAGGGAGCATATGCTCAAAGTGATTAGAGTTCCAAAGACCGAGAGTATAGCTACGTGAGAGAGCATAGATTGAAACAGCCAGGCGGCCTTAAACAATTACCCGCAGCTGCATATATATGCAACCTTGAtgaaccacccaccacccccgcgtAAAGACTTTGGCCGACGGTTTCCGGGTCAGGGTTAATTCTCAACCCTCTGCCGAACAGCCTTTCCGAGGGGCGGAGACATGCCGGGGAAGCAGGGACCACGGCTACTGGCGTCGGCCATTGACGGGATTCGTAGGTAATGAACCCATTCGTTGGAAGTTCGCGCGCACGAAGGAAATGGGCCCGCGGCTCTCCGATGACTTGAGTTTACGTAGGCGCTTGTAGTAGGCTATGTTTTCTTTTGAGTCGTTCATTTTCCCattttctctcttcttttttctcctctctccttcttcataTCCTGAGTTTTGGGTTACAAAGTTATAACAGttactcctcccccacatCTTGTGACTGTTGTACCTCAACGGCTTGTGGCTTTTATCCCACATTATACCCGCTCTCTCTTAACTCCGAACTCACACTCTCATCGTGAAGTGAAAGAGCCGTCAAGATGCCTTCCACCGCTCTGCGCATGAAGACCCTCAGGGCCTACGCCAAATATGGCCAGAACGTGAGTAGTAAAGTAGAATAGCTCATCACTCATGTTACTCACACAAAACCCCCCAGTACGGcgccctcttcacccgcgccttctccctcaccccccgcCGCTACGAGATCAACAAGATCTACCCCTCAGCCGCCGAAGCAATCAAGGACATGAAGCCCAACTCGACCCTCCTCTGCGGCGGCTTCGGCCTCTGCGGCGTCCCCGACACCCTCATCAACGAAGTCCACAACCGCCCCGACCTCACCGGCCTCACCGCCGTCTCCAACAATGCCGGCACCGACACCTCGGGTCTCGGCAAGCTCCTTAAGACGAAGCAGGTCAAAAAGATGATCGCCTCGTACATTGGCGAGAACAAGACGTTTGAAAAGATGTACCTCACCGGCGAGATCGAGCTCGAGCTCACACCGCAGGGCACCCTCGCCGAGCGTTGCGCCGCCGGCGGGAAGGGTATCCCCGCCTTTTACACCCCCGCTGCTTTTGGCACGGTGGTTCAGACGGGTGAGTTGCCTCTGAGGAACAAACCCGACGGTACACCGGATGAGTTTTCTTATCCGAAGGATGTGAAGGTTTTTAACGGCAAGAGCTACTTGCTTGAGCATGCGATTGCGGGTGATGTTGCTTTTGTCAAGGCGTACAAGGCGGACAGGCTGGGGAACTGCCAGTTCAGGCTGGCGGCTAACAACTTCAACGGAGCGATGGGGAGGAACGCAAAGATGACGATTGTGGAGGCGGAGAATATTGTTGAGCCGGGGGAGATTGCGCCTGAGGCGGTGCATTTGCCTGGGATTTATGTCCAGAGGGTGGTTCAGTCTACTGCGGAGAAGGGGATTGAGAAGTACACGTGGGCCAAGGACCCCAACGAGGAGGCTGAccccaaggctgctgctgcgttgGGTAGCGGTGAGacgagggcgaagagggagatgattGTTAAGAGAGCTGCCAAGGAGTTCAAGAATGGCATGTATGCCAACCTTGGTATTGGCATGCCTATGCTTGCTCCGGGTTTTGTGggtgaggatgtggaggtTATGCTCCAGAGCGAGAATGGtattcttggtcttggcccTTACCCACgaaagggcgaggaggacgccgaTCTTATCAACGCCGGCAAGGAGACTGTCACCCTCCGCCCCGGTGCCTCTGTCTTCGGCTCTGAGGAGTCTTTCGGTATGATCAGAGCTGGCCGTATCAACCTCACCATTCTTGGTGCTATGCAGGTCAGCGCCAGCGGTGACCTCGCCAACTGGATGTTGCCCGGCAAGGTCAAGGGCTTCGGTGGTGCCATGGACTTGGTTTCCAACCCCGAGAAGACCAAGGTCGTCGTCACCATGGAGCACACCGACAAGAAGGGCAACCCCAAGATTGTCAAGCAGTGCGCCTTCCCCTTGACCGGCAAGGCTTGCGTCAGCCGTATCATCACTGAGCTCGTAAGTtttcatcacccccccccttaACTTACTAGATCCTAACAGTGTCCAACAGGGTGTCTTCGACGTCGACTTCGCCCACGGCCTCACCCTCATCGAGATCGCCCCCGGCGTCACCgtcgaggagatcaaggccaaGACCGAGGCACCCTTCCACGTTGCCGAAGACCTCAAGCCCATGCTCTAAGTCTGAGGATCGGGTGAGAGAGAAAAGTAGAGAAGAGCAGATTTCCTTAACATGTCTTGGGAAGGTGGTCGTTatgggttggttggcttGGGTAACCGAAAAGATTGAATGGGAATATGTGTATATATATAATGCTGTATGTGTACATTGGGCATGGTTTTGGCTTGTCTTTTGTTAGGATCAAAAAATAGCAGGCCTTTTGGTtatcattttcttttcttgcaAAATGTGGTAAAATCAAGGCTTTTGAGCACCTCATCTCTTATTCCGCGGCATACAAACAACATCTGTCTATCATATGACACCCCGGAGAACTTCATTTGGGAACAGCTCAAGCCTTACCCAACACATTCTCCGCCAAACTAACACTGGTACCCGTGTTATCCGGCTCAACAGCCACACTCTTCACCTTCCCGCCCTCAACAATAATCGTAAACCTCTTCGACCGCTCATTCCCAAAAATAGCCTTTCCATCCCACAACATATCAAGCGCCTTGGTGAACTCGCCAGACGGATCAGCCAGGAAGCGCACCTATCATTCTTGTTAGCTCTTATAGGTCTCTTTTAGTTATCTGTTATCACGTAcgttctccctcccctcggGATTCAACACATCCCCCCAAGCCTTCATCACAAAAACATCATTCacgctcaccaccgccacctgGTCATACTCCTCCGCCTTGGGGTGGGCCAGAAACCCAGGCACATGCGTCGCTGAGCAGGCTGGCGAGAACGCGGCGGGGACACCGATGAGGATCatcttgttgagcttggaggCTTCATCGGCGAGGTTGACCTTGTTGCCGGGGGAGGACTCGTGGAGGATGGCGCCGACGTCGGGGAGGGGCTGGCCCGGCTTGATGAACCGGGTCGTGGTGGTAGAGAAAGCTCTAAGGGGGGTGGTAGCGGGGCGGAGGGCCGCGCGGGcgagggggcggaggagggacaTCCTTGTGGTGATATTCAGTTGGAATTGGTGAGGTTTGTTAGGGGAAAGACTAGACCGGACCTTGGGGAGAGACAAGGTGCAATATGTACGGAGATTGGAACAGGCGGGAGAATATCGCTGTAACCGAGCGCGGAGCGGTAGACGTCGGGTCAATTGGAATTGGCGAGAGCAACTGgcgggcgggggagggagctttAGACGAATGACATCACCAGGGCCTTGTCAAAATAcaggggttgaaggaagCTTGGGCCATTCCGTGGGAGCACTTTCAGTTCTCAGGGTTACGGATACATCTCGACCAGATCAGTTCACCTTCAACCCTGGCCTTTTTCTAGGTACAAACACCTGCACGGAGGGTCCTCAAAGACTGCAAAGACACAATCTCAAGCAATGATGGCCTCCCGCGCCATGTGGTACGTCGTCGGGACCAAGAAATCACCCCACGGCACCCTCTACATGCACTGCAATGTCAAGCCAGGAGCCAGCAAGAACCGCGAGGGTGTAGCTTCGGTGGGCGAAGATGCAGTGGAGATATGTGTAGCTGCACAAgcgagagagggagaggccaATAAAGCAgtcatcaaggttctcagcGAGGTACTTCTGCGCCGAAAAGATAATCTGTTCGGATTGTTTCTGACACTGGCTTGACAGGTTCTTGACCTTCCCAAGTCCAACCTGGAAATTACCCAGGGCCATAAATCGAGAAATAAGACTGTCGCCGTGATTGGGCCGTGGGTCAActctggcgaggaggagtgTCTCAAGCGGGTCAAGGATTATCTCGACAAGGCTGTGGAAGAGTCCTGACGGTCCAGATTTAGCATTGCTCCGCAACACTTGTCCAGCGACGTCGAATAAGACCCGAATGTTGGCACACGCTATTACCGCAGAGGCGCATCCGTCTGACCGTTTCCACGCCATAGACACAAGCATAAGCCCTTCACGGCCATTTGATCCGCCAAGCGTCATCTTACGCCACGGCCCCGACCTCGGGCAGTACTACTTGTCCCCCTTGTTCCTCGAGTACTACTACTTGCGCCACGCGCACCCCCTCTTGTCGTTCCTCCCCTCGTTGACGATGTTGTCCCCCTagccgagggcggtggtaCTCGGGATGCGCGACCTGTTGCAGAGTATTTCGGGGCTGGCTTCTTGACGCTCGCTGGTTCGGCGAATGATGTATCGGTTGTCCTAGACCCAAGTTAGCTGTCTGACATCTGCCATCTGATGTCTAGATACCCACATAAAAGTAGGGTCCCCATCAAAGCCATCACttgattgctgctgctgttgctgctcttGTAACTGTTGTTCCTGCTCCCgcgccctcatcctcctgaaACTCTCCGCCATTGGCCCCTCTGGAAAGTCTACGCAGAAAGCATTCATGTTGAGCCCGTAGAGGAAACTGGCAAAACTCTCGCTAAAGCGCGCCAACGACTCGTGCATCAGCTGGAAGTGCATCATGTTCGCCTCGAGGTCGGCCATGGCATCGGAAAGCTCCGCAAAGGCGGGCTCGAATGCGTTGAGCGGGAAGGACGCATTATCGCCCTGGACACTAGATCGGGCTGATTCGCGAAACGAGGAGCGAGAGGAGGGTCGgagaggggttgttggtcttCGTGATGTTGAACGGGGGCGCCGTTCTCTGTTGCCGTGTCTGTCTCTTTCCCTCTCGTCGGACGGCATGGTGACGAGTGGTTGTTtattttgttttgtttgaaTTTGGACTTTGATGCCCGAATGCAAGCGGGGCTAGCTAGCAATGGGACGCGATGACGCGCTGGCGCTGGCCTTGTCAATTTGGTGCCCCGCCATCCCTCAAAAATGCGACACGTGCCACCTACGGCTAGAAGCGCTAAAACAGGCTGAGGCAGCCACTGAAcgggatggcggggttcaagagatggagatgttCATGCAGGACAGGTTGGATATCTCGGAGGCACCGGCAAGACAGAGATGAGCTTTAGAAGACGGGAATTTCCCCTTTGATCCAAGCGGCGCGGCGGGCACCCAAAACTCTCCGAAAACCCGGTTCTTGAATCTAGGAGTATTGCCCTGTTCCTGCTGGTCAGCATTCCTGCAGTGCCCAGTTCCAATTTTCCAGGGGAGGCCCGAGGACCGGGTTTCCGTTGCTCGATATCGATGTCGTCGTACCCCGCTGCCAATTGATGGCCCGTTTTCTTGCAAATTCCATACCGGCTTCCGCTCCGCTTCGTCCATCTTTGCCGTCTCTTCAACCCTTCCGTGTCCTTCCTGTGTCCGTCTCTCTTCCTTCCGGTCACCTCACTCCGAAATCACCTAGGATACCTCTGGAGTTTAGATGCCGGTGTAGGTAGTGTCACCTTTCAACGTAGGTACGTAACCACCCGCTGCGCCTCCACTTGTATCTACGATCTATCCTGCATTTAATATCATTTTTTTTATTTGCGCCCTGAGAGCTGACACGGCACGTCCGGGATAGCCAGGTCTCCTTCGCAAATCATTGTTCGGCCGTTTTCCGAGTTTGCTTGGCCTTGTTGGGTCTCTCCTGTTCAGCCGTGATCAGAGTGTGATCAAACCACCTGCTCGCCTTATGCAGACCTCGCTGCTTTTTAGTGTCTCGCGGTCTGCTTCCTCCCGTATATTGTTATTCACGTCAAAAAAGGGTTTCGGTGTTTCTTCCGCGCATCGTTGCATACGATTTAAGCAGGGCAATTCTTCAACGTCATCATCGCTCACCTCATTCAAACGTGACCTCACAAGCTCACCCAAGACTGAGAACTCACCTCTAGTCCAGCGGCAGTTTCAGCAAAGGCAACCTCTCCCGAGCTCAGCTTCAGCACTTTTACTCGCTGCCCTCACCGTCGGCTTAGTATACTCAGCTTACTACTCCTACCACAAAACCTCAtccaaacccacctctcACTCTGAACCTCTTCAAGACATCACCCCCGAAGACCTCACAGCCATGACCTCCGAACTCGCCGCCGGCCGCCCAGGCAACCTCACTTCGGAGCAGGAAGAGAAGCTCCGCCAGCTCTGGAAACTCATCTTCCAAGTGTGCCGCGTGGGGGAAGAAAACCAAGCTCCTGCTGCCAACGTCCCTCAGACAACAACCACTATTTCCGCTCCCCCagcagaggaagaaaagaaaaagtcccGTATGACCTCCCTTTGGTCCCGCTCCAGCAAGGCCAACAAATCGGAATCTGACGCCGCGTCCACGACTTCTTCTACCGCCCtaaccaccgccgccgacggcGCCCCTGTCAACATCCAGCTCTCCCTCGGATCAAAGGATGGGGAGGCAGACAAGTACGGGCAAACAAAGCACTTTTACGAAACGCTCCAATCCTACCCCCCCTCCGCAATTAGGGATACCATCTGGAGCATGGTCAAGCACGACCACCCTGATGCTTTGGTTTTGCGATTTCTCCGCGCTCGTAAGTGGGATGTGGAAAAGGCGTTGATTATGCTTGTGTCGACGATGGCGTGGAGGgcgaaggagatggatgtgGATGGAGATATCATGAAGAatggggagctggaggcggtggagaagaaTGATGGGATTAGCAAGGACTTTTTGGCGCAGATAAGGAAGGGGATCAGTTATGTTCACGGATGTGACAAGCAGGGGAGGCCGTTGTGTTTTGTGAATGTGAGGTTGCACAAGGCGGGGGAGCAGAGCGAGGAGAGTCTGGAGAGGTATACGGTGTATTTGATTGAGACTTGTcggatgttgttgagggggggggttgatacGGCGGTGAGTTTTTTTCGCAAGTTGGAAacaagggggatgggatttaaaggtggtggtggtgggttgcaTGCTGACGATGAAGGGGACCAGACGATTGTTTTTGACATGACGGGATTCTCGATGGCGAATATGGACTATACGCCTGTCAAGTTTATGATTAAGTGCTTTGAGGCTAATTATCCGGAGTGTTTGGGGACTGTGCTGGTTCACAAGGCTCCGTGGATTTTTCAGGgtatgtcttttttttttttttacacgATCCTCCTCTTTTATCGGTTGATACTTACGAAAAATAGGCATCTGGAAAGTCATCCGCGGCTGGCTGGACCCCGTCGTCGCCAACAAGGTGCACTTTACCAATAACGCCACCGAGATGCAAGAGTACATTCCCCTCAAGCACATCCCCAAGGACCTTGACGGGCAGGAGGACTGGTCCTACAAGTATGTCGAGCCGGTGACGGGTGAGAACGACAAGATGAAGGATACTGCCACGAGAGATGAGCTGTTGAGGCAGAGGGCGGAGCTTTACAAGCAATATGAGGAGGCTACGATGGAGTGGATCAAGACTGCGGATgcgggggtgaagaagaggagggaagagATTGCGGACAAGATGAGGGAGGATTACTGGAGGGTTGATCCGTATATTCGGGCGAGGAGTTATTATGACCGCACGGGGGTGCTGTTgccgggtggtgaggtggattGGTAtccgggggagaagaagaatggggaggtcaagaaggaggcggtcaCTTCGCCGGATGATTTGGATTAGGGGGCTAGACGGCGACTGctggtgaggaagatgaggagggggagggaggggtggaggagttgtgtATAAGACAGATGATATATCCTAATTACTGAGTCGTTGTGTATAGAGTAGGTATGTTTTCATCTTGGAGAATGGTTAGGTAGTATATTACTTCCCtgccaacaacaaaaagttTTAATCCTCATGTTTGTGTGGATCATGCCAAATTAGGAAGTTCGCTCAGGTAAGGTGTTTGACTCGAggccggagaaggagattgcATTGGTGGCTGGGTAGGGTCGGCTGCGCACTCGCTGTCTAGCTTAACCTATCAATGGGTGGGCGCGGGTGGCGGCTTattaaaaataaaataaaaacacGCTAGATGGAGTCTGAGGTGTCAGGGACGGGAAGGCTTATTGAAGTCGTCCGACGCCCGGTGAGCTCTTGTGCTCTGGCATTCTTGCTGGCTTTCATGATGTTGTAGTGATTATTTAGTTTAGTGGGCAGCGGTGAGTTGCTGTCCAAGCATGCATTGCCGTGGTGAGAGACACAGCCCTGCGTTGCCGGATGTTGCGAGTACGATCGGAGGGCAGTGTTCAGGAAGATCTTTGTGCTTATGAGCTCTGCCAGATAAGAAAGGGGTGTAGGCTGGGGGAAACGATGCTTTGTATATCCCAGACAGGCCATGATGTTCATACCACTTATAGCCATTTAAATCGTAAATTACATAAAGCTCTGGCATTTGAGGGCTGGCTTGCTGCTTCTACCTGCCCGGTTTGTTGAGTCCCCCGCCAATAACGGCTGGTCAGTCTAAGGCGCTGGGTTTAGGCCGGAGTTCTTAGCTATGTGTATTTAAAGACCTCTTCTTCGTGTGTGAGCGGTAACATACTGTAACATACTGGAATTCAGTAACACACCCCGAACCTAAGGTTGTCCCGACATGATCACACGCTTTTTGTGTCCTATATTGGAGTAACCAGAAAGACACTGTCTTTTATCGTAGCACTTTGCCGCAACGGCAGGTTGGGTTGTTTACAGTCCCGATCACATCGTGGCAGCCAACGAGCTCAATGTCACCAGCACGAGTGGTTACGCTATCCTAAAAACAGAGGTCTTGGGGACCATTTTCGATTTATCTGAGCTTATTCGGTGAGTGATTCAGATAGCAACCTGCCATTCACGAACATCTTGCCGGCAGCAGGCTAAGACACAGTCCTCAGAGTGAGGCTGCAAAAAGATGGCGTTTTCAtcacaccatcctcgacgatAGTGTGTCTTTCGAGGTTGATATGCATACTGCCGTGAGAAGAAGCGGGGCAGGCACCCGGTTGATTGGACTTGTATGcttttgatgatgctgtgcaGCAGCGCCATAACATGTGTTATTAAGACATATGTAGTTCTGGGCGGTAGAGTGCATGCAAGTGCAGATAACCCACGTATGGTTGTCCAATCGAGCCTGAGGATTTCTTCGCCGGCGGGATGCCCAGAATGCTCTGGAGCTTGGTGGCGGCCGTGTAATGTGGCCGCGAGCCTTGCCATGGTGAGAAAAAGCTAGCTTGGGCGACAAGGCTCTGAGAAGGCGTCCGACAGTGGAGGTAAAAGGTCGCATTGGGTGTAGAATAATGGTGGGCGGTCTATATCTgcgcgggggggaggaggatgttctGGGTAGGGTATAATAACGCGAGTTCCCATTTgagtgggttgggaggatcAAGAATGCCTCGTCATTCTTCTCGTTCTCTCACTCCAAGTGCCTTATCTTATTA comes from the Podospora pseudocomata strain CBS 415.72m chromosome 5, whole genome shotgun sequence genome and includes:
- a CDS encoding hypothetical protein (EggNog:ENOG503P71W; COG:S), producing MMASRAMWYVVGTKKSPHGTLYMHCNVKPGASKNREGVASVGEDAVEICVAAQAREGEANKAVIKVLSEVLDLPKSNLEITQGHKSRNKTVAVIGPWVNSGEEECLKRVKDYLDKAVEES
- a CDS encoding hypothetical protein (COG:H; EggNog:ENOG503NXV8); the encoded protein is MPSTALRMKTLRAYAKYGQNYGALFTRAFSLTPRRYEINKIYPSAAEAIKDMKPNSTLLCGGFGLCGVPDTLINEVHNRPDLTGLTAVSNNAGTDTSGLGKLLKTKQVKKMIASYIGENKTFEKMYLTGEIELELTPQGTLAERCAAGGKGIPAFYTPAAFGTVVQTGELPLRNKPDGTPDEFSYPKDVKVFNGKSYLLEHAIAGDVAFVKAYKADRLGNCQFRLAANNFNGAMGRNAKMTIVEAENIVEPGEIAPEAVHLPGIYVQRVVQSTAEKGIEKYTWAKDPNEEADPKAAAALGSGETRAKREMIVKRAAKEFKNGMYANLGIGMPMLAPGFVGEDVEVMLQSENGILGLGPYPRKGEEDADLINAGKETVTLRPGASVFGSEESFGMIRAGRINLTILGAMQVSASGDLANWMLPGKVKGFGGAMDLVSNPEKTKVVVTMEHTDKKGNPKIVKQCAFPLTGKACVSRIITELGVFDVDFAHGLTLIEIAPGVTVEEIKAKTEAPFHVAEDLKPML
- a CDS encoding hypothetical protein (EggNog:ENOG503NWFP; BUSCO:EOG092627XA; COG:O) — its product is MDTDDEFMSTVSSEDDMLPDDSDNDISGDDDFGFDDEPDPDLGIQQDIGQNKRAPYDVSFRVYEPQDIQQQQDVLIDEVNMILNISKEESAILLRHFRWNKERLLEQYMDHREKALEAAGLSQTTSGPPKLEVIPGFCCDICCEDEEGLQSFALKCGHRFCVDCYRHYLGQKIREEGEAARIQCPAEGCNIIIDARSLDLLVTAELTERYHKLLNRTYVEDKETLKWCPAPDCQNAIECGIKKKDLTRIVPTVACSCSHRFCFGCILNDHQPAPCELVKKWLKKCADDSETANWISANTKECPKCNSTIEKNGGCNHMTCRKCKHEFCWMCMGLWSEHGTSWYNCNRFEEKSGTDARDAQAKSRVSLERYLHYYNRYANHEQSARLDKDLFAKTEKKMVQLQKESGMSWIEVQYLSAASMALQTCRQTLMWTYAFAFYLARNNLTTIFEDNQKDLELAVESLSEMFEKPVTELADSRLKVDIMDKTSYCNKRRIILLDDTARNLSEGKWIFNVEFSNPTPISGPSSRK
- a CDS encoding hypothetical protein (EggNog:ENOG503P1V3; COG:O), which gives rise to MSLLRPLARAALRPATTPLRAFSTTTTRFIKPGQPLPDVGAILHESSPGNKVNLADEASKLNKMILIGVPAAFSPACSATHVPGFLAHPKAEEYDQVAVVSVNDVFVMKAWGDVLNPEGRENVRFLADPSGEFTKALDMLWDGKAIFGNERSKRFTIIVEGGKVKSVAVEPDNTGTSVSLAENVLGKA
- the DAM1 gene encoding DASH complex subunit dam1 (EggNog:ENOG503P44E; BUSCO:EOG09265J36; COG:S), whose protein sequence is MPSDERERDRHGNRERRPRSTSRRPTTPLRPSSRSSFRESARSSVQGDNASFPLNAFEPAFAELSDAMADLEANMMHFQLMHESLARFSESFASFLYGLNMNAFCVDFPEGPMAESFRRMRAREQEQQLQEQQQQQQSSDGFDGDPTFMTTDTSFAEPASVKKPAPKYSATGRASRVPPPSARGTTSSTRGGTTRGGARGASSSTRGTRGTSSTARGRGRGVR
- the CSR1_2 gene encoding phosphatidylinositol transfer protein csr1 (EggNog:ENOG503NTVK; COG:I), whose product is MQTSLLFSVSRSASSRILLFTSKKGFGVSSAHRCIRFKQGNSSTSSSLTSFKRDLTSSPKTENSPLVQRQFQQRQPLPSSASALLLAALTVGLVYSAYYSYHKTSSKPTSHSEPLQDITPEDLTAMTSELAAGRPGNLTSEQEEKLRQLWKLIFQVCRVGEENQAPAANVPQTTTTISAPPAEEEKKKSRMTSLWSRSSKANKSESDAASTTSSTALTTAADGAPVNIQLSLGSKDGEADKYGQTKHFYETLQSYPPSAIRDTIWSMVKHDHPDALVLRFLRARKWDVEKALIMLVSTMAWRAKEMDVDGDIMKNGELEAVEKNDGISKDFLAQIRKGISYVHGCDKQGRPLCFVNVRLHKAGEQSEESLERYTVYLIETCRMLLRGGVDTAVSFFRKLETRGMGFKGGGGGLHADDEGDQTIVFDMTGFSMANMDYTPVKFMIKCFEANYPECLGTVLVHKAPWIFQGIWKVIRGWLDPVVANKVHFTNNATEMQEYIPLKHIPKDLDGQEDWSYKYVEPVTGENDKMKDTATRDELLRQRAELYKQYEEATMEWIKTADAGVKKRREEIADKMREDYWRVDPYIRARSYYDRTGVLLPGGEVDWYPGEKKNGEVKKEAVTSPDDLD